In a genomic window of Alkalihalobacillus sp. TS-13:
- a CDS encoding class I SAM-dependent methyltransferase: protein MENNVFEQMAKRYDTEERIELAKVIVKEVRPELRNSKSKSLIDYGSGTGLISLELSDLVDSILLVDSSKQMLEVAKAKISHKGITNSKVLYSDFTQETPELKADIVLMSLVLLHIPDTKKILQELFNILNNGGKLIIIDFDKNDKINHPKVHNGFSHEELKERLSEVGFKSIEIKTFYHGNRIFMNQDASMFLSSSIK, encoded by the coding sequence ATGGAAAATAACGTTTTTGAACAGATGGCCAAAAGATATGATACAGAAGAAAGAATTGAATTAGCTAAAGTTATAGTTAAGGAAGTAAGACCAGAATTACGCAATAGTAAATCAAAATCTTTGATAGACTATGGGAGTGGTACTGGTCTAATTAGTTTAGAATTATCAGATTTAGTAGATTCTATTTTGTTGGTAGATTCATCAAAACAAATGTTGGAGGTTGCGAAAGCCAAAATTTCTCACAAAGGAATTACCAACTCAAAAGTACTTTATTCAGATTTTACTCAAGAAACTCCTGAACTTAAGGCAGACATAGTTTTAATGTCACTAGTCCTTCTTCATATTCCGGATACTAAAAAAATTTTACAAGAATTGTTCAACATTTTAAATAATGGTGGCAAGCTAATTATTATTGATTTTGACAAAAACGATAAAATAAATCATCCTAAAGTTCATAACGGTTTTTCGCATGAAGAACTGAAAGAAAGATTATCCGAAGTTGGATTTAAATCAATTGAAATTAAGACATTCTATCATGGAAATCGTATTTTTATGAATCAAGATGCCTCAATGTTTTTATCCAGTAGTATAAAGTGA
- the paaK gene encoding phenylacetate--CoA ligase PaaK encodes MIYNVEKETMNTQDKEKLQLERLQKTVQVVYENVPFYKEKFAENNITPEQIRSLEDLKKLPFTKKQDLRDHYPFGLFAVNQKDMVRVHASSGTSGKPTVVGYTKGDIEVWSEVVARAIAAAGGEPGNVLHNAYGYGLFTGGLGLHYGSEQLGMVTVPISGGNTARQILLIQDFQPQVICGTPSYVLNIAETMEKMGKDPRQTSLKYGIFGAEPWSEEMRQTLEKKLDIKAIDIYGLSEIMGPGVSIECHEAQDGLHIADDHFYVEVIDPETLEPVKDEEYGELVFTSLTKEAFPIIRYRTGDIAAIDRTTCKCGRTSVRMSRVKGRIDDMLIIRGVNVFPSEIENCLLQVEELVPHYQILLKKKGTMDLIELQVEVNESTLKKCGGDMKHLDMDELKRRIEYQIKSNCLVSIHVQIMEPNSIPRSEGKAVRIVDLREEKVLQKK; translated from the coding sequence ATGATTTACAATGTTGAAAAAGAAACGATGAATACGCAAGACAAAGAAAAACTACAGCTTGAGAGGCTGCAAAAAACCGTCCAGGTTGTCTATGAAAACGTTCCTTTTTACAAAGAAAAGTTTGCTGAGAATAACATTACACCAGAGCAGATTAGAAGTCTTGAAGATTTAAAGAAGCTGCCTTTTACTAAGAAACAGGATCTGCGTGACCACTATCCATTCGGCCTTTTTGCAGTCAATCAGAAAGACATGGTCCGTGTGCATGCATCCTCTGGGACAAGCGGGAAACCGACTGTCGTAGGATATACAAAAGGGGATATCGAGGTCTGGAGCGAGGTCGTAGCTCGTGCGATCGCTGCTGCTGGCGGAGAACCTGGTAATGTATTGCATAATGCATATGGCTATGGACTGTTCACAGGTGGCTTAGGACTCCATTACGGATCCGAACAGCTTGGAATGGTGACGGTTCCGATTTCAGGAGGGAACACCGCGCGTCAGATCTTATTGATCCAAGATTTCCAGCCTCAAGTCATTTGCGGAACACCCTCTTACGTACTCAACATAGCGGAAACGATGGAAAAGATGGGGAAGGACCCCAGGCAGACAAGCCTGAAGTACGGCATTTTCGGTGCAGAGCCGTGGTCTGAAGAAATGCGTCAGACACTTGAAAAGAAGTTAGATATCAAAGCGATTGATATATATGGACTCAGTGAAATCATGGGACCTGGAGTATCGATCGAGTGCCATGAAGCACAAGACGGGTTACATATTGCAGACGATCATTTCTATGTCGAGGTAATCGATCCAGAGACACTTGAACCGGTGAAAGATGAGGAATATGGTGAGCTTGTCTTTACGAGTCTGACAAAGGAAGCTTTTCCGATCATCCGTTATCGTACAGGTGATATTGCGGCGATCGATCGTACGACATGTAAATGCGGCAGAACTTCTGTCCGGATGTCGAGGGTGAAAGGCCGTATTGATGATATGCTGATCATCCGTGGCGTGAACGTCTTTCCTTCTGAAATCGAAAACTGCCTATTGCAGGTTGAAGAACTTGTTCCGCATTATCAAATTTTATTGAAGAAAAAAGGGACGATGGATCTGATCGAACTTCAGGTCGAAGTCAATGAATCGACGTTAAAGAAATGTGGCGGTGACATGAAGCACCTTGATATGGATGAGCTGAAAAGAAGGATCGAGTACCAGATCAAATCGAATTGTCTCGTCTCCATTCACGTACAGATCATGGAGCCGAATTCAATTCCACGCTCTGAAGGAAAGGCAGTCAGAATCGTAGATCTTAGAGAAGAGAAAGTATTGCAGAAGAAGTAA
- a CDS encoding bifunctional transcriptional activator/DNA repair enzyme AdaA: MLEATIVCDANYDGTFFYAVKTTGIFCRPSCKSKAPKFENIVFFESANDALSSGFRPCKRCRPNLQTEDYDSQKEIVEIAVNIIHQYYDEKLHLKDLAYKVGVSPFYLNRIFRTKTGITPHMYIEKMRIHKSMTLLSTTSLTSIEIAYMVGYETLSSFYKAFKRVTNSSPKEYRLNNRK; the protein is encoded by the coding sequence ATGTTGGAAGCCACAATAGTGTGTGATGCGAACTATGATGGTACTTTCTTCTATGCAGTAAAAACGACTGGTATATTTTGTCGCCCGTCATGTAAATCTAAAGCACCTAAATTCGAAAACATTGTATTTTTTGAAAGCGCCAATGATGCTTTAAGTAGTGGATTTCGACCGTGTAAAAGGTGTAGACCTAATCTTCAAACAGAGGACTATGATTCCCAAAAAGAGATTGTTGAAATAGCAGTTAATATCATACATCAGTATTACGATGAAAAATTACATTTGAAGGATTTAGCATATAAGGTCGGAGTAAGTCCATTTTATTTAAATCGTATTTTTAGGACCAAAACAGGAATAACTCCTCATATGTATATTGAGAAAATGAGAATACACAAGTCGATGACCTTGTTATCTACAACATCATTAACCAGCATAGAAATAGCCTATATGGTAGGATATGAAACGCTATCAAGCTTTTACAAAGCATTCAAAAGGGTTACCAATAGTTCACCTAAAGAATATAGATTAAATAATAGAAAATGA
- the paaA gene encoding 1,2-phenylacetyl-CoA epoxidase subunit PaaA, which produces MTIEKSFDQLTEDEKYEHFLNRIDAGEKIEPNDWMPDDYRQSLIRLISMHGISEIMGALPEKEWVPKAPSLHRKLAIMAKVQDEMGHGQLLLRVAEDLMEPLDMNREDIMQNLFSGKLKFHNVFHMKAPTWGDAGIIAWLVDGAAIISQSMMLNSSYGPYARALKRICAEEVFHAQHGESIIMALAEGTPEQRELLQDALNRWWSALLMFFGPKSKENATTSHVDKNIRYKIREKTNEELRQEFFTKYVPRIWSLGLTIPDETIHFDEEQGMWVYQDPDWSEFKKIVTGNGPQSKERLELRKTSYDNNAWVREALNPTSKAV; this is translated from the coding sequence ATGACTATCGAGAAATCATTCGATCAGTTGACAGAAGATGAGAAGTACGAACACTTCCTGAACCGGATTGACGCTGGTGAGAAGATCGAACCTAACGATTGGATGCCTGATGACTACCGTCAATCTTTGATTCGTTTGATTTCCATGCATGGAATCAGCGAAATTATGGGAGCGCTTCCAGAAAAAGAATGGGTCCCGAAAGCGCCGTCTCTACACCGTAAATTGGCGATCATGGCGAAGGTGCAGGATGAGATGGGGCATGGCCAGCTGTTGCTTCGTGTAGCGGAAGATTTAATGGAACCACTTGACATGAACCGTGAAGACATTATGCAAAACTTGTTTTCAGGCAAATTGAAGTTTCATAATGTGTTTCATATGAAAGCGCCTACATGGGGAGACGCTGGAATTATCGCATGGTTGGTTGATGGAGCAGCCATCATTTCACAAAGCATGATGCTGAACTCTTCTTATGGGCCATATGCAAGAGCATTGAAACGGATCTGTGCTGAGGAAGTATTCCATGCGCAGCACGGTGAAAGCATCATCATGGCGCTGGCAGAGGGGACGCCGGAACAACGCGAATTGCTTCAAGATGCTCTTAACCGCTGGTGGAGTGCACTACTCATGTTTTTCGGACCGAAGAGCAAAGAAAATGCAACAACTTCTCACGTTGATAAGAACATCCGATACAAAATCCGTGAAAAGACGAATGAAGAGCTGCGACAAGAGTTCTTTACGAAATATGTACCTAGAATATGGTCTCTCGGTCTGACGATTCCGGATGAGACGATCCATTTTGATGAAGAGCAAGGAATGTGGGTTTATCAGGATCCTGATTGGAGCGAATTCAAAAAAATCGTGACTGGTAACGGAC
- a CDS encoding HAD-IIA family hydrolase, whose product MREIKGYIFDLDGTIYLGKQLIKAADKVIQTLQQEGKQILFLTNKTIESRQKYVEKLKNFNIDVTVDNILNPTVTLINYLNNNHPDSKLYIIGEQIIKDEIKLAGFPIALTPEETDIVILSWDRDFHYDHLNFAYQSVKNGARTIATNPDRTCPVEFGEVPDCAGMIGALEGVTGRNIDLQIGKPSVITVEAAIDILKLSPDQCVVIGDRLETDIRMGIEAGMKTVLVLSGVTRAQDVPQSDWQPDHVFSSVKGLLFNKVL is encoded by the coding sequence ATGAGAGAAATCAAAGGATATATTTTTGATTTGGATGGAACGATCTACCTTGGTAAACAGTTGATAAAAGCCGCTGATAAAGTAATTCAAACCCTTCAACAAGAAGGAAAGCAAATCTTGTTTCTCACAAATAAAACAATCGAATCCAGACAGAAATACGTAGAAAAGCTAAAAAACTTCAATATTGATGTGACGGTGGACAATATTTTGAATCCTACCGTCACATTGATTAACTACCTGAATAACAACCACCCAGACTCGAAACTTTATATCATAGGTGAACAGATCATTAAAGATGAAATCAAGCTTGCAGGGTTTCCAATCGCACTTACACCTGAAGAGACCGATATTGTGATTCTCTCTTGGGATCGGGATTTTCATTATGATCATTTGAACTTTGCTTATCAATCCGTAAAAAATGGAGCCAGGACGATTGCAACCAACCCTGATAGAACGTGTCCAGTTGAATTTGGTGAGGTGCCGGATTGCGCAGGAATGATCGGAGCTTTGGAAGGCGTGACAGGAAGGAACATTGATTTACAGATAGGAAAACCATCTGTAATAACCGTTGAAGCTGCAATCGATATCCTCAAGTTATCTCCGGATCAGTGTGTTGTGATCGGAGACCGGCTTGAAACGGATATCCGGATGGGAATCGAGGCTGGGATGAAAACCGTACTTGTCCTTTCTGGCGTTACTCGTGCACAAGATGTTCCACAATCAGATTGGCAACCGGATCATGTATTTTCATCCGTAAAAGGGTTATTGTTCAATAAAGTTCTTTAA
- a CDS encoding MBL fold metallo-hydrolase has product MEIHFLGTGSAYPGKGRDNTSLCLSNKNYQVLIDVSGNPCRKLKEINIGLEELDSVIFTHFHIDHIYGLPSLLWGMWLEGRQKPLSIYCDDRNEEKLNQWLDTMAVDDWGIDFPIHVNTFNGDHVEEMITGENLLISCFPALHSVPTIGLEIKSAGKTIVYSGDSEVNSHIQAYEYIDVLIHETTSAKEIDPNHTSLPEIVDYYNLDSIGRVILVHLSDGEPYDDELSRLNIRCKVEKAEEMMCIKL; this is encoded by the coding sequence ATGGAGATTCATTTTCTAGGTACCGGGAGTGCCTATCCTGGCAAAGGACGGGATAATACCTCCCTTTGCCTTTCTAATAAGAATTACCAGGTGTTGATTGATGTTAGTGGCAATCCTTGCAGAAAGTTGAAAGAGATAAATATCGGTTTGGAAGAGCTTGATTCTGTCATATTCACACATTTTCATATCGACCATATCTATGGGCTCCCTTCCCTATTATGGGGAATGTGGCTTGAAGGACGACAGAAGCCATTGTCGATCTATTGTGATGATAGGAATGAGGAGAAGCTCAACCAGTGGTTGGACACGATGGCTGTCGATGATTGGGGGATAGATTTTCCGATCCATGTGAATACCTTCAATGGTGATCATGTTGAAGAGATGATCACGGGTGAAAATTTGCTTATTTCCTGTTTTCCAGCACTTCATTCTGTTCCTACCATCGGATTAGAAATAAAATCTGCTGGAAAAACAATCGTTTATTCAGGAGACAGTGAGGTAAATTCACACATCCAGGCATATGAATATATCGATGTGTTGATTCATGAAACGACATCCGCTAAAGAAATCGATCCTAACCATACCAGCTTACCAGAAATCGTTGATTACTATAATCTTGATTCCATTGGCAGAGTGATATTGGTTCATCTTAGCGATGGAGAACCGTATGATGATGAGCTCTCACGACTGAATATTAGATGTAAGGTCGAAAAAGCTGAAGAGATGATGTGTATTAAGTTATAA
- a CDS encoding ABC transporter substrate-binding protein: protein MRVKFLSLFTALLIVLVACSSGGSQDEVTEIDFWFPVAVGGDVAKIVDGLVADFEKENPDIKVNPRYGGSYAETMTQVMASVQGGNPPELAVLFSIDLFTLLENDVIEEMTPQFDEEYFNDFYDAFMANSKIGDQVWSLPFQRSTIVLYYNKDAFEEAGLDPEAPPETWDELVEYSKKLTVNGGKDQWGLEIPSTGYQYWMFQALALQTESNIMSEDGKETYFDAPHAKEAMQFYLDLSKKHKVMPEGTIEWATVPSDFLSGRTAMMYHTTGNLTNVKQNAEFDFGVAYLPANNQYGSPTGGGNIYLFKDLPEENKEAAIKFMKFLTDPERVAQWSIDTGYVATRESAYETDKLKEYVEEFPQAIIAREQLEYADSELATYQNGEVQKIFNDAIQSILTGKSSVDEGMEKAQQEAEKVLEPFQD from the coding sequence ATGAGGGTCAAATTTTTGTCATTATTCACTGCATTGCTCATTGTTCTGGTAGCTTGCAGCAGTGGAGGATCACAGGATGAAGTTACAGAGATAGATTTTTGGTTCCCTGTTGCTGTCGGAGGTGATGTAGCCAAGATTGTCGATGGTTTAGTTGCCGACTTTGAAAAGGAGAATCCTGATATCAAAGTCAATCCGAGATACGGTGGTAGTTATGCCGAGACGATGACACAGGTTATGGCTTCCGTACAAGGAGGAAATCCCCCTGAGTTAGCTGTATTGTTTTCAATCGATTTATTTACACTGCTTGAAAATGATGTGATTGAAGAAATGACACCTCAGTTTGACGAAGAATATTTCAATGATTTCTATGATGCTTTTATGGCCAACTCGAAGATCGGTGACCAGGTTTGGAGTCTACCATTCCAGAGAAGCACCATCGTCCTTTATTACAATAAGGATGCTTTTGAAGAAGCTGGTCTTGACCCCGAAGCTCCACCTGAAACATGGGATGAACTAGTTGAATACAGTAAAAAGTTGACTGTTAATGGCGGAAAGGATCAATGGGGTCTCGAAATTCCGAGTACCGGATATCAATATTGGATGTTCCAGGCACTCGCCTTACAGACAGAAAGTAATATCATGTCTGAAGACGGAAAAGAAACCTATTTTGATGCACCCCATGCTAAAGAAGCAATGCAATTCTACCTTGATTTAAGTAAAAAGCATAAGGTCATGCCTGAAGGTACGATAGAATGGGCGACCGTCCCATCTGACTTCTTAAGCGGAAGAACAGCTATGATGTACCACACTACTGGTAACTTGACCAATGTCAAACAAAATGCAGAATTCGATTTCGGTGTGGCATACTTACCGGCCAATAACCAGTACGGGTCTCCAACTGGCGGAGGAAACATCTATTTGTTCAAGGACCTACCGGAAGAAAATAAAGAGGCAGCTATCAAGTTCATGAAATTTTTGACTGACCCTGAACGTGTAGCCCAATGGTCCATCGACACGGGTTATGTAGCTACAAGGGAATCAGCTTACGAGACTGATAAATTGAAAGAATATGTTGAGGAGTTCCCTCAGGCGATCATTGCACGTGAACAGCTTGAGTATGCGGATAGTGAATTAGCGACTTATCAGAACGGTGAAGTGCAGAAAATTTTCAACGATGCCATACAGTCGATCCTGACAGGAAAAAGCAGTGTTGATGAAGGTATGGAAAAAGCTCAACAAGAAGCAGAAAAAGTTTTGGAACCTTTCCAGGACTAG
- a CDS encoding lipoate--protein ligase encodes MLRFIDNENITDPRINLAIEEYALKHLGINDTYLLFYINEPSIIIGKNQNTVEEINSEYVRENGIHVVRRLSGGGAVYHDHGNLNFSFITKDDGNSFHDFKKFTEPVIKALHKLGVPAELSGRNDILVEGKKISGNAQFSTKGRMFSHGTLMFDSQIENVVSALNVNMDKIKSKGIKSIRSRVTNISDHLNQDMTTEQFKETLLRYLFEGEEEIPQYRLNEEDWKVIREISADRYQNWDWNYGKSPKFNVKHSHRFEGAGQLDVRLDVVKNTIQACKIYGDFFGVGDVEDIENRLIGVRYDYAETEKALADLDISHYLGKITREQFLDLIH; translated from the coding sequence ATGTTACGATTTATCGATAATGAAAATATTACCGATCCGAGGATCAACCTCGCGATTGAGGAATACGCACTGAAACATCTGGGAATCAACGATACATACCTCTTGTTCTATATCAATGAACCTTCGATCATCATCGGAAAGAACCAGAATACGGTGGAAGAAATCAATTCAGAGTATGTCCGTGAAAACGGAATCCATGTTGTCCGCAGGCTTTCCGGTGGAGGGGCAGTTTATCATGATCATGGGAATTTGAACTTCAGCTTCATTACAAAGGATGACGGAAACAGCTTCCATGATTTTAAAAAGTTTACCGAACCAGTGATCAAAGCTCTTCATAAACTTGGCGTTCCGGCGGAGTTAAGCGGGCGCAATGATATCCTCGTCGAGGGCAAGAAGATTTCAGGGAATGCGCAATTTTCAACGAAAGGCCGGATGTTCAGCCATGGAACACTTATGTTCGATTCACAGATCGAGAATGTCGTTTCTGCTTTAAATGTGAATATGGATAAAATCAAATCGAAGGGAATTAAATCGATCCGCAGCCGTGTCACCAATATTAGTGACCATCTTAATCAAGACATGACGACCGAGCAATTCAAAGAAACATTGTTGCGTTATCTGTTTGAGGGGGAAGAAGAAATTCCACAATATCGTCTGAATGAAGAGGATTGGAAAGTCATCCGTGAGATTTCAGCAGATCGATATCAGAATTGGGACTGGAATTATGGTAAATCCCCTAAATTCAATGTGAAGCATTCTCATCGTTTCGAGGGAGCAGGCCAGCTGGATGTCCGCCTGGACGTGGTGAAGAACACGATTCAAGCCTGTAAAATTTATGGCGATTTCTTTGGTGTCGGGGATGTTGAAGATATCGAAAATCGTCTCATTGGTGTCCGATACGACTACGCTGAAACTGAAAAAGCGTTAGCTGACCTTGATATCAGTCATTACTTAGGTAAAATAACCCGGGAGCAGTTTTTGGACTTGATCCATTAG
- a CDS encoding SDR family oxidoreductase: protein MKVLVVGANGGTGRHILRMLGGSNDHQAVAMIRDITQSAELEKLGISETVLADLEDEVEHAVEGCDAILFAAGSGSKTGPEKTITVDQEGAIKLVQAAEKHGVKRFVMLSTVGADNPEYGSEGMKHYFEAKKKADDALRESSLTYTIVRPGRLSYDAGTGKIRAAAQLDDYSGDISREDVAKVMIESLNVENTKGKTFEFLSGDTNIVEALKSL, encoded by the coding sequence ATGAAAGTACTTGTAGTTGGAGCAAACGGCGGTACAGGCCGTCATATACTTAGGATGTTAGGTGGAAGTAACGACCATCAAGCTGTAGCGATGATTCGTGATATTACACAATCTGCTGAATTGGAGAAGCTCGGCATCAGTGAAACCGTACTAGCTGATTTAGAAGATGAGGTGGAGCATGCTGTTGAAGGGTGCGATGCCATCCTCTTTGCAGCCGGGTCTGGTTCAAAGACAGGACCTGAAAAAACAATCACCGTTGACCAGGAAGGTGCGATCAAGCTTGTGCAAGCCGCTGAAAAACATGGCGTGAAACGGTTCGTCATGCTGAGTACAGTCGGAGCTGACAACCCAGAGTATGGTTCAGAAGGGATGAAACATTACTTTGAGGCCAAGAAAAAAGCAGATGACGCTTTAAGGGAAAGCTCTCTCACCTACACAATCGTAAGACCAGGCAGACTATCTTACGACGCTGGAACTGGTAAAATCAGAGCAGCAGCACAACTTGACGATTATTCAGGTGACATTTCACGTGAAGATGTTGCAAAAGTGATGATCGAATCGCTCAATGTTGAAAATACAAAAGGTAAAACCTTCGAATTCCTCTCAGGCGATACTAATATCGTCGAGGCATTGAAGTCGTTATGA
- a CDS encoding carbohydrate ABC transporter permease, protein MAIKQNAPRRKLSFSFKQNMFAYLLLFPSFIFLSLFTFYPTLKSIHLSFYSGPMTRLQYSGLEQYKEVFTDDIFRKVMLNNIIFVIGTVPTSLFLAMYLAIWLNKKMAGSALLRTSFFYPTVIPLIAVANIWLFIYTPQYGLLEKFLNAFGADGSNWLGSQSTVMIAMIIMIIWKDTGFFMIFYLAGLQNLPKDVYEAAMIEGAKPFQIFRHITFPLLMPTTLFVMIVAITNAFKNVDHLYIMTKGGPDNASNLLLYHIYEVAFTNWDLGKAAVLTVVLIIVLLGVTAFNYLFLDKKIHY, encoded by the coding sequence ATGGCTATCAAACAAAATGCGCCCAGGAGAAAACTCAGTTTCAGCTTCAAGCAGAATATGTTCGCCTATTTACTTTTGTTCCCATCATTTATCTTCCTATCATTGTTCACCTTTTATCCAACGCTTAAATCGATACATTTAAGCTTTTACAGCGGTCCGATGACACGTCTTCAATACTCTGGTCTCGAGCAATATAAAGAGGTTTTCACGGATGATATTTTCAGGAAGGTCATGTTGAACAACATCATCTTCGTGATCGGTACCGTTCCAACAAGTTTATTCCTGGCCATGTATTTAGCGATTTGGCTGAATAAAAAGATGGCCGGCAGTGCCTTGCTGAGAACGTCATTCTTTTACCCTACCGTAATTCCGCTTATCGCCGTGGCGAATATCTGGCTGTTCATCTACACTCCCCAATACGGCTTATTGGAAAAATTCTTGAATGCCTTTGGCGCGGATGGATCCAACTGGTTAGGAAGCCAAAGTACAGTAATGATAGCGATGATCATCATGATCATATGGAAAGATACCGGGTTCTTTATGATTTTTTATTTAGCTGGTTTGCAAAATTTGCCGAAAGATGTTTATGAAGCAGCCATGATTGAAGGAGCAAAGCCATTTCAAATTTTCCGGCATATCACCTTTCCTTTACTGATGCCGACAACACTGTTTGTCATGATCGTGGCGATCACAAATGCGTTCAAAAACGTAGACCATCTCTACATCATGACCAAAGGCGGGCCCGATAATGCTAGTAATTTATTACTCTACCATATTTACGAGGTCGCCTTTACGAATTGGGATCTTGGAAAGGCCGCTGTCTTGACCGTGGTATTGATTATCGTTCTTTTAGGCGTAACTGCTTTCAATTATTTATTCCTGGATAAGAAAATCCATTACTGA
- a CDS encoding carbohydrate ABC transporter permease produces MYKRINYSIIIILGIVFFIPLLWVFITSFSTSKEVIGSSFPLWVSNPTIQNYIDAWNAAPFLTYYFNTFVIVFGILIVQIFTITLAAYAFARVNFRGKNVLFILFLLQLMIQPEILLFPNYQVMSQLGLVDSKLAVMLPYWASAFGVFLLRQTFKQVPFDLDEASKIDGCKWWQTLWHVYVPSAKPTYIAFALVSVSHHWSNFMWPLIITNSDENRPLTVGLAKFAQSYETGAQWGMVTAGTVMVILPLLIAFFIFQKQFVSSFMHSGIK; encoded by the coding sequence TTGTATAAAAGAATAAATTATTCAATCATCATCATTTTAGGCATCGTATTCTTCATTCCATTGTTATGGGTTTTCATAACCTCATTTTCCACGAGTAAAGAAGTGATAGGCAGCTCCTTCCCACTCTGGGTATCCAATCCTACTATCCAGAACTACATAGATGCGTGGAATGCTGCTCCTTTCCTGACATATTATTTCAATACGTTCGTAATTGTATTTGGCATCTTGATTGTTCAGATATTTACAATCACCCTTGCCGCTTATGCATTTGCGCGAGTGAATTTCAGAGGAAAAAATGTGTTGTTCATCTTATTCTTGCTCCAATTGATGATTCAGCCGGAAATTTTGTTGTTTCCAAACTATCAAGTTATGAGTCAATTAGGATTGGTCGATTCGAAACTAGCTGTGATGCTCCCATACTGGGCTTCAGCCTTTGGTGTGTTTTTATTAAGACAAACCTTCAAACAGGTCCCATTCGATCTGGACGAGGCTTCAAAAATCGATGGATGCAAATGGTGGCAAACGTTATGGCATGTTTATGTCCCATCCGCTAAACCAACCTATATTGCCTTCGCACTGGTTTCTGTCAGCCATCATTGGAGCAACTTCATGTGGCCGTTAATTATTACAAACTCTGATGAAAACCGTCCATTGACCGTAGGATTAGCTAAATTCGCGCAATCCTATGAAACAGGAGCTCAATGGGGGATGGTGACTGCCGGGACAGTCATGGTCATCTTACCTTTATTGATTGCGTTTTTCATCTTCCAAAAGCAATTCGTGTCCAGTTTCATGCACTCTGGAATCAAATAG
- a CDS encoding MBL fold metallo-hydrolase translates to MKVTVVGCWGGFPKAGEATSGYLVQEGGFNLLVDCGSGVLSKVQSYINVEDLDAVVISHYHADHIADIGPLQFARLVKSHTGTTLPELPIYGHRFNETEFNRLAYKTFTASKEYNPALPISVGPFKITFLQTKHAVPCYAMRIEGMSHTIGYTADSSFQESFFPFFRGVDLLLCESNLYKGMDGTSVGHMTSDEAGQIARESIVGKLILTHLPHFGEINQLIPEAQEQFNGEVVLAEEGFVWEGE, encoded by the coding sequence TTGAAAGTAACTGTTGTCGGCTGCTGGGGTGGTTTTCCTAAAGCGGGTGAAGCAACTTCAGGGTATTTGGTACAGGAAGGTGGATTCAATTTATTGGTCGATTGTGGAAGTGGCGTCCTTTCGAAAGTTCAGTCTTATATAAATGTAGAAGATCTGGATGCAGTCGTCATTTCCCATTATCATGCGGATCATATTGCAGATATCGGCCCATTGCAATTCGCAAGGCTTGTCAAATCACATACTGGAACAACACTGCCTGAACTCCCGATTTACGGCCATCGTTTTAATGAAACTGAATTCAATAGACTCGCATACAAAACGTTTACTGCTTCAAAGGAATATAACCCGGCGCTGCCGATTTCAGTGGGTCCTTTTAAAATCACCTTCTTACAAACGAAGCATGCTGTTCCATGTTATGCGATGAGGATTGAAGGGATGAGTCACACGATTGGTTATACTGCTGACTCAAGTTTTCAAGAATCCTTCTTTCCTTTTTTCCGAGGAGTGGATCTTTTACTATGTGAATCCAATCTTTATAAGGGGATGGACGGGACGAGTGTAGGACATATGACGAGTGATGAGGCTGGTCAAATCGCCCGTGAATCGATTGTCGGGAAATTGATTTTGACCCACCTGCCTCATTTCGGTGAAATCAATCAGCTTATTCCAGAAGCACAGGAACAGTTCAATGGAGAGGTCGTTTTAGCGGAAGAAGGGTTTGTCTGGGAAGGTGAATAG